A DNA window from Rossellomorea marisflavi contains the following coding sequences:
- the gdh gene encoding glucose 1-dehydrogenase has protein sequence MYEDLKGKVVAITGGSTGLGRAMAVRFGQEQAKVVINYYVNEEEAIEAKNEVEAAGGEAIIVQGDVTVEADVINLVETAVKEFGTLDVMVNNAGIENPVPSHELSLDNWNKVINTNLTGAFLGSREAIKYWVENDIKGNVINMSSVHEMIPWPLFVHYAASKGGIKLMTETLALEYAPKGIRVNNIGPGAMYTPINAEKFDDPEQRADVESMIPMGYIGKPEEVASVAAFLASKEASYVTGITLFADGGMTKYPSFQAGRG, from the coding sequence ATGTATGAAGATTTAAAAGGTAAAGTAGTAGCCATCACAGGCGGATCCACTGGTCTTGGACGTGCAATGGCTGTCCGTTTCGGTCAAGAACAAGCGAAAGTAGTCATCAACTACTATGTAAATGAAGAAGAAGCAATCGAAGCGAAAAATGAAGTAGAAGCAGCCGGTGGGGAAGCGATCATCGTTCAAGGTGATGTAACAGTAGAAGCAGACGTCATCAACCTTGTTGAAACAGCTGTAAAAGAATTCGGTACACTTGACGTCATGGTCAACAATGCCGGTATCGAAAACCCTGTTCCATCTCACGAGCTTTCTCTTGATAACTGGAACAAAGTCATCAACACAAACTTGACTGGTGCCTTCCTTGGTAGCCGTGAAGCAATCAAATACTGGGTAGAAAACGACATCAAAGGGAACGTTATCAATATGTCTTCTGTCCACGAAATGATTCCTTGGCCGCTATTCGTTCACTATGCAGCAAGTAAAGGCGGAATCAAATTGATGACCGAAACACTTGCTCTTGAATATGCACCTAAAGGCATCCGCGTGAACAATATCGGACCTGGTGCGATGTATACACCGATCAACGCTGAGAAATTCGACGATCCAGAACAACGCGCTGACGTTGAAAGCATGATCCCAATGGGTTACATCGGTAAACCGGAAGAAGTAGCATCCGTTGCTGCATTCCTTGCTTCTAAAGAAGCTAGCTATGTAACTGGTATCACACTGTTCGCAGATGGTGGTATGACGAAATATCCTTCTTTCCAAGCAGGAAGAGGTTAA
- a CDS encoding RhaT/GlcU family sugar-proton symporter: MDIFLAILPAIFWGSIVLFNVKLGGGAYSQTLGTTIGALIFSAVIFLVVHPVLTPTIFIVGIVSGLFWAVGQSNQLKTIEYIGVSKTMPISTGMQLVSTALFGVIVFNEWSTAVTVILGIIALICIIVGIVLTSLESKEQKNEENSKQFKKAIITLIVSTIGYLVYVVVARLFDVDGWTALFPQAIGMFIGGIILTYRHKPFNKYAIKNIIPGLIWAAGNMFLFISQPKVGVATSFSLSQMGIVISTLGGIFLLGEKKTKRQMVGIIFGIILIIIGGVLLGITKSQ; the protein is encoded by the coding sequence ATGGATATTTTCTTAGCCATCCTTCCTGCGATATTCTGGGGGAGCATTGTACTTTTCAATGTGAAACTCGGTGGAGGCGCTTATAGCCAGACACTAGGAACAACAATCGGTGCGCTGATCTTCTCAGCTGTCATCTTCTTGGTTGTTCATCCGGTTCTAACACCAACCATCTTTATCGTCGGAATCGTTTCGGGTCTATTCTGGGCCGTAGGTCAAAGTAACCAGCTCAAAACGATCGAATATATCGGTGTTTCAAAAACAATGCCGATTTCAACCGGTATGCAGCTTGTTTCAACTGCATTGTTCGGTGTCATTGTATTTAATGAGTGGTCCACAGCGGTCACTGTCATATTAGGAATCATTGCCCTTATCTGTATCATCGTCGGTATCGTGCTGACATCACTGGAGAGCAAGGAACAAAAGAACGAAGAGAATTCAAAACAATTCAAGAAAGCGATCATCACGCTTATCGTTTCAACCATTGGTTACCTTGTATATGTTGTCGTTGCACGTCTATTCGACGTTGATGGCTGGACAGCCCTATTCCCACAAGCAATCGGGATGTTCATCGGAGGAATCATTCTTACTTACAGACATAAGCCATTCAACAAATATGCAATTAAAAACATCATTCCAGGATTGATCTGGGCTGCGGGGAATATGTTCCTCTTCATCTCACAACCGAAAGTCGGAGTCGCAACAAGCTTCTCCCTCTCTCAAATGGGTATCGTTATTTCAACACTCGGAGGAATCTTCCTTCTAGGTGAGAAGAAAACCAAACGTCAAATGGTCGGAATCATCTTCGGTATCATCCTGATCATCATCGGCGGTGTACTTCTCGGAATCACGAAAAGCCAATAA